Proteins co-encoded in one Quercus robur chromosome 8, dhQueRobu3.1, whole genome shotgun sequence genomic window:
- the LOC126695442 gene encoding transcription factor MYB10-like — protein sequence MVKAPYYDKNGVKKGAWSLEEDNKLRAYVQRYGHWNWRELPKFAGLSRCGKSCRLRWMNYLRPDVKRGKYTKEEDEKIIKLHQELGNKWSKIAAKLPGRTDNEIKNHWHTHLKKRAKENQVSSEVKEHPSDISQCETISRSRDSEAESVPANAPSRHILESSPLSPETSSSYYSTLSFHHQAPPLSFGINQIAEDGVASSETFDEFIGDFWTEPFVADSTFFQNSCPLSLLNRGLISPCVSYYDDDIDLFYQVM from the exons aTGGTGAAAGCTCCGTACTACGACAAAAATGGAGTGAAGAAAGGCGCATGGAGTCTAGAAGAGGATAATAAGTTAAGAGCATATGTGCAGAGATATGGCCATTGGAACTGGCGTGAACTCCCCAAGTTTGCTG GTCTATCAAGATGTGGGAAGAGCTGCAGATTACGATGGATGAACTACCTTCGCCCAGATGTAAAACGAGGGAAAtacacaaaagaagaagatgaaaagatCATCAAATTGCATCAAGAACTTGGGAATAA ATGGTCCAAAATAGCAGCAAAATTGCCAGGAAGAACAGATAATGAAATAAAGAACCACTGGCACACTCATCTGAAGAAGCGTGCAAAGGAAAATCAGGTGTCTTCTGAGGTGAAAGAGCATCCTAGTGATATTTCCCAATGCGAAACAATAAGCAGAAGCAGAGACTCAGAAGCTGAAAGTGTTCCCGCTAATGCTCCCTCTCGCCACATTTTAGAGAGCTCTCCATTGTCTCCGGAAACAAGTTCTAGTTATTACTCCACTTTGAGCTTTCATCATCAAGCTCCTCCACTTTCATTCGGGATAAATCAGATTGCAGAAGACGGTGTTGCTTCATCAGAGACATTTGATGAATTTATTGGAGATTTCTGGACCGAACCATTTGTAGCCGACAGTACTTTCTTTCAAAATAGTTGTCCATTGTCCTTGTTAAACAGGGGATTGATATCACCATGTGTTTCATATTATGATGACGACATAGATTTGTTTTACCAAGTGATGTAA